CGCTTTTGGTGCTTTTACCGAAAGCGGGAAGGAGCTCAAAAAATAATTTAATTAAGAGAATTTAAAGGTCGAAACCGATGCTAACCCCTAATTTGTTAGCTATAATTTTATTGATACGTTGTTTAATTTCAGGGATTTTAACCGAACTTAACACGTTATTACTAAAGGCATACATTAAAAGTGCCTTAGCTTCTTTTTTAGGAATACCACGCGATTGCATGTAAAACATGGCACTTTCGTCTAACTGACCAATGGTACAACCGTGAGAACATTTTACGTCGTCGGCAAAAATCTCCAATTGTGGTTTGGTGTTTATAGATGCTTTATCGCTTACTAAAATATTGTTGTTCGCTTGGAAAGCGTTGGTTTTTTGGGCTTCTTTTTCTACAATAATTTTTCCGTTGAAAACCCCTGTAGAGCTATCACCAAAAATACCTTTGTAATCTTGATGACTCTCACAATTAGGTTCGATATGGTGTACCAAAGTATTGTGATCGACATGTTGTTTGTCGCTAAGAATAGTTACGCCTTTTAATATAGAATCGATACGTTCTCCTTCTTGGAAGAAATTAAGATTATTTCTAATTAATTTTCCGCCAAATGAGAATGTATGTACCGAAGCAATACTTTCACGTTGTTGCTTAATGAAGGTATTATCAATTAATGAGGCATTTTCGCCATCATTTTGAATTTTGTAATAATCGACAATAGCACGTTTTTTGGTGAAAATTTCGGTTACACTATTAGTTAAAACAGGGTTTTCTGTTAAACTTTGGTGACGCTCGATAATTTGAACATGCGCATTCTCTTCAGCAACAATTAAGTTACGAGGTTGAAGTAAGGTTGCCGATTCGTTTCCTGTTGAAAAATTGATAAACTGAATCGGTTTATCGGCAATTTTATTTTTAGGAATGTGTACATAAACACCTTCTTGTGAAAATGCCGTGTTTAACGATGGTAAACTATCGGTAGTGGCCGCTTTATTGAAATGGTTTTCAATAATTAAACGGTATTTAGGATTTGTTAAAGCAGAAGACATTAAGCACACATCGATACCATCATGTGTGGTGTTCGATAAATGTGAAGAATATTTTCCATCGATGAAAACCACATGATATGTGTCGATTTCGTGGATGAAATATTTTTTAACATCTTTATAATCCAACGCATTTTCTTGCTTAGGGAAAACACTATAATCTTCTTTTAATAATTTATTTAAAGAGGTATATTTCCAAGCTTCTTCCTTTTTCGTAGGAAAGCCTTTTTCTTCAAATATTTTTATAGCTTCAGATCTCACATTATGAACGAAAGTGTCTACATCGACCTTGTTTTCAAATGCTAAAAATGATGATACTAATTTGTCTTTTAAATCCATTGTTATAAATCGTTTCAAGTTTAAGGTTTAAAAAGTTTCAAGTTGATTACTCGAACCTAATTACTTAAACTTGTTTCCTTTAAAATCTTTTTTGTTCAGATATTAAATAAAAGCAGATAAACGCTTGCTTAATTGTTCATATTCTGAAACTAATGTTCTAAGTTTTTCTTCTGAAATATATTCT
This genomic interval from Tamlana carrageenivorans contains the following:
- the sufD gene encoding Fe-S cluster assembly protein SufD, whose amino-acid sequence is MDLKDKLVSSFLAFENKVDVDTFVHNVRSEAIKIFEEKGFPTKKEEAWKYTSLNKLLKEDYSVFPKQENALDYKDVKKYFIHEIDTYHVVFIDGKYSSHLSNTTHDGIDVCLMSSALTNPKYRLIIENHFNKAATTDSLPSLNTAFSQEGVYVHIPKNKIADKPIQFINFSTGNESATLLQPRNLIVAEENAHVQIIERHQSLTENPVLTNSVTEIFTKKRAIVDYYKIQNDGENASLIDNTFIKQQRESIASVHTFSFGGKLIRNNLNFFQEGERIDSILKGVTILSDKQHVDHNTLVHHIEPNCESHQDYKGIFGDSSTGVFNGKIIVEKEAQKTNAFQANNNILVSDKASINTKPQLEIFADDVKCSHGCTIGQLDESAMFYMQSRGIPKKEAKALLMYAFSNNVLSSVKIPEIKQRINKIIANKLGVSIGFDL